In Acidobacteriota bacterium, one DNA window encodes the following:
- a CDS encoding YceI family protein, translated as MVVQTMVRAALLLLTLTASLTVLAADPKVETYAIDPAHSTVGFSVEHMTVSQVTGKFTSLKGAIVHDEGDVTKSSVEVAIKAESVDTGIDGRDKHLRTADFFDVEKFPEITFKSSKVTKKGKNLFCTGTFTMHGVSKEITIPFRLVGKVKDPSGNQRIGFAGDLTLNRQDYGITWGKTLENGGLTVGNLVKITLNVEAVKKKAEETK; from the coding sequence ATGGTAGTACAAACAATGGTTCGTGCAGCCCTGCTGCTTCTGACCCTGACGGCGAGCCTCACGGTTCTGGCCGCGGACCCCAAAGTTGAAACCTATGCCATTGACCCGGCACATAGCACCGTTGGGTTTTCAGTTGAACACATGACCGTCAGTCAGGTGACCGGCAAATTTACCAGCTTAAAAGGTGCAATTGTCCACGACGAAGGCGATGTCACCAAATCTTCCGTCGAAGTAGCCATCAAGGCCGAAAGCGTTGATACCGGCATTGACGGTCGCGACAAACATTTGCGGACCGCCGACTTTTTTGACGTTGAAAAATTTCCGGAAATTACTTTTAAGAGTTCCAAAGTCACCAAAAAAGGCAAAAACCTGTTCTGCACCGGTACATTCACGATGCATGGTGTTTCCAAGGAAATCACCATTCCCTTCCGCCTGGTTGGGAAAGTCAAAGATCCTTCTGGAAATCAACGGATTGGCTTTGCCGGCGACCTGACCCTCAACCGGCAGGATTACGGCATCACCTGGGGCAAAACCCTGGAAAACGGCGGCCTGACGGTTGGCAACCTGGTCAAAATTACCCTCAATGTCGAAGCCGTCAAAAAGAAGGCTGAAGAAACCAAATAG